Proteins encoded within one genomic window of Novosphingobium sp. 9U:
- a CDS encoding sugar phosphate isomerase/epimerase: MHPRVSLHEVAFLAEGTRAFAEHAASLGVRKLTLATGPLLSLGVPAIAQILADTGTCATALNHVFAVHPDLPRDHGEAAQHLTAAIDAAAHLGADRIYLISGGRGSLSWEAAATRFAELIAPCVEHGRQRGVTLLVENASALNVDIHLAHTLTDAIRLAEIAGIGVCIELHACWMEGALEANLACAMPLTGFVQVSDYVLGDRVSPCRAVPGDGAIPLERLLGTILDLGYQGLFDLELVGPRIAAEGPQDATARAAHYLSDLLTRLGA, from the coding sequence GTGCACCCGCGCGTCAGCCTCCACGAAGTCGCCTTTCTTGCCGAGGGCACCCGCGCCTTTGCCGAGCACGCCGCAAGCCTTGGTGTGCGCAAGCTCACTCTCGCCACTGGCCCGCTGCTCTCGCTCGGGGTGCCAGCCATCGCGCAGATCCTCGCCGACACCGGCACCTGCGCCACTGCGCTGAACCACGTCTTTGCCGTCCACCCCGACCTGCCGCGCGACCACGGCGAGGCCGCCCAACACCTAACCGCCGCGATCGATGCGGCTGCCCACCTCGGCGCAGACCGCATTTATCTCATCTCTGGCGGACGGGGCTCGCTCTCCTGGGAAGCCGCCGCGACGCGCTTCGCCGAACTGATCGCTCCTTGCGTCGAGCACGGCCGGCAGCGCGGCGTCACCCTGCTGGTCGAGAACGCCTCCGCGCTCAACGTCGATATCCACCTCGCCCACACCCTGACCGATGCCATCCGCCTGGCCGAGATCGCCGGCATCGGCGTGTGCATCGAACTGCACGCCTGCTGGATGGAAGGCGCGCTCGAAGCCAACCTCGCATGCGCCATGCCGCTGACTGGCTTCGTGCAAGTGAGCGACTACGTGCTGGGCGATCGCGTCTCGCCCTGCCGCGCGGTGCCTGGCGACGGCGCCATTCCGCTGGAACGCCTGCTCGGCACGATCCTCGATCTAGGCTATCAGGGGCTGTTCGACCTCGAATTGGTCGGCCCTCGCATCGCCGCGGAAGGTCCGCAAGACGCTACCGCGCGTGCGGCGCACTACTTGTCCGACCTGCTGACACGATTGGGAGCATAG
- a CDS encoding DUF1214 domain-containing protein — translation MAYGDGAADADLSAAWARFCDRLKDAGAYAFKDANPPAPIHRADAFRFLTQNLGQAFDLALETRDPAFPQVHYFTTPTMKLGGDVSDFTYRQAWISGEHTYRLIGRRGTARWLNITVQGPKPERIPGTDHPPLHEPFGDVPERNILGSQLETDADGRFELIIGGDERSGNWLPTTPGSRKLFIREAFDAWGETPTPLTIERIGMAEPRPLATPEQMIEAFDWAGDFVTGLMRDWPEHSWMTSGGVCDPHQLNQFPADKSADTVDDAKRGRMAAHMIWRLQPDEALIVEMDWHDGFWIFGMGGPFVGSMDFLHRPTSYTPARTKVDADGVVRFVLSHDDPGVHNWLDTQGFSDGNLTYRNLMSRNPATFRTRLVQRAALMEHLPSDTVTVTPEERAMMLLQRYRAIKLRFGI, via the coding sequence ATGGCCTATGGCGACGGAGCCGCCGATGCCGACCTCAGCGCCGCCTGGGCTCGTTTTTGCGATCGGCTGAAGGACGCCGGCGCCTACGCCTTCAAGGACGCCAACCCGCCCGCACCGATCCACCGCGCCGACGCGTTCCGCTTCCTGACGCAGAACCTGGGCCAGGCCTTCGATCTGGCGCTGGAGACACGCGATCCGGCATTCCCACAGGTTCATTACTTTACCACGCCGACGATGAAGCTGGGCGGCGACGTGTCCGACTTCACCTATCGCCAGGCCTGGATCTCTGGCGAGCACACGTACCGCCTGATCGGCCGTCGCGGCACAGCGCGCTGGCTCAACATCACGGTGCAGGGTCCAAAGCCCGAGCGTATCCCCGGCACCGACCACCCGCCGCTGCACGAGCCCTTCGGCGATGTCCCCGAGCGCAACATCCTCGGCTCGCAGCTGGAGACCGACGCCGATGGCCGCTTCGAGCTGATCATCGGCGGCGACGAGCGTTCCGGCAACTGGCTCCCCACCACGCCCGGTAGCCGCAAGTTGTTCATCCGCGAGGCTTTCGATGCCTGGGGTGAAACGCCCACGCCGTTGACCATCGAGCGCATCGGCATGGCCGAGCCGCGTCCCCTCGCCACCCCCGAACAGATGATCGAGGCGTTCGACTGGGCGGGCGATTTCGTGACCGGCCTGATGCGCGACTGGCCCGAGCACTCGTGGATGACCTCGGGCGGCGTATGCGATCCCCACCAGCTCAACCAATTCCCCGCCGACAAGTCCGCCGACACTGTCGACGATGCCAAGCGCGGGCGAATGGCCGCACACATGATCTGGCGGCTCCAGCCCGACGAGGCGCTGATCGTCGAGATGGATTGGCACGACGGCTTCTGGATCTTCGGCATGGGCGGGCCGTTCGTTGGCTCAATGGACTTCCTCCATCGCCCAACGAGCTACACACCGGCGCGCACCAAAGTGGATGCCGACGGCGTGGTGCGTTTCGTGCTGAGCCACGACGATCCTGGCGTGCACAATTGGCTCGACACGCAAGGGTTCTCCGACGGCAACCTGACGTACCGCAACCTGATGAGCCGCAACCCCGCGACATTCCGGACCCGGCTGGTCCAGCGCGCCGCGTTGATGGAGCACCTGCCTAGCGACACCGTGACCGTCACGCCAGAGGAGCGCGCCATGATGCTCCTCCAGCGTTATCGCGCCATCAAGCTGCGTTTCGGCATCTAG
- a CDS encoding SDR family oxidoreductase, with amino-acid sequence MDLQKYGPWALIIGGSEGVGAAFAQLLAADGFKLVLVARKQGPLDELAAELRGQGAEVRVLSADLAQPDVLAQVRGVTDDIEVGLLVYNAGANNTRGLFVELPEEVTGSVLAITVLGQANFARHYGALMVKRGRGGIILGGSLSSYLGSPTLATYTGAKAFSRIFSEALWAECAPLGVDVLHLNIGFTATPAMARLGMPVDLAEPPETVAREGLENIANGPVWIVSTPGNLERARLISAVDNRAEIVRSNAIPPRDKTAEAAREHQRLAAGD; translated from the coding sequence ATGGATCTGCAAAAGTACGGCCCATGGGCCCTGATCATCGGCGGTTCCGAAGGGGTCGGCGCCGCCTTTGCCCAGTTGCTGGCCGCGGACGGGTTCAAGCTGGTACTGGTCGCGCGCAAGCAGGGCCCGCTTGATGAACTGGCGGCCGAATTGCGCGGCCAAGGCGCCGAGGTCCGCGTCCTCTCCGCCGACCTTGCACAGCCTGACGTGCTCGCGCAGGTGCGTGGCGTGACCGACGACATCGAAGTCGGACTGCTGGTCTATAATGCAGGCGCCAACAACACGCGCGGCTTGTTCGTCGAGCTACCAGAGGAGGTCACCGGCTCGGTCTTGGCGATCACCGTGCTGGGCCAGGCCAACTTCGCGCGTCACTACGGTGCGCTGATGGTGAAGCGCGGGCGCGGCGGGATCATCCTGGGCGGCTCGCTCAGCAGCTATCTGGGCTCGCCCACGCTCGCCACTTACACCGGCGCGAAGGCGTTCAGCCGCATCTTCTCCGAAGCATTGTGGGCCGAGTGCGCGCCGCTCGGCGTCGACGTGCTGCACCTCAACATCGGCTTTACCGCCACGCCCGCGATGGCGCGGCTGGGCATGCCGGTGGACCTCGCGGAGCCGCCCGAGACCGTCGCGCGCGAGGGGCTGGAGAACATCGCAAACGGTCCGGTGTGGATCGTCAGCACGCCCGGCAACCTGGAGCGCGCGCGCTTGATCAGCGCGGTCGACAACCGGGCCGAGATCGTGCGCAGCAATGCCATTCCTCCGCGTGACAAGACCGCCGAAGCCGCGCGCGAACACCAGCGGCTAGCGGCCGGCGACTAG
- a CDS encoding SDR family NAD(P)-dependent oxidoreductase, with product MSKVSDNVAFAHSGSAGQDYPSIPTERQRELSLEGKVVIITGASRGMGKQAALDFAKRGAKVVLAARTVEVDAALPGTIGETLATIEAQGGEAIAVATDLAEEADLRALVDAAVQRFGGVDVLVNNAAATTGEIWGKPFLELTREEWLYQFAVNVHAPFTLTQLVVPIMEARGGGRIINLSTGSGEVFRKPEELPKLGAVGGFSLAVPGYYSSKRALDRFGNAMAPELHARNIAVIGLHPGLVATELVAIRVKERGLDDSVAVPMTVPARMMVYFAACENPWEYTGRLFWAERELEGLGIPLD from the coding sequence ATGAGCAAGGTGTCAGACAACGTCGCGTTCGCGCACAGCGGCAGCGCCGGCCAGGACTATCCGTCCATTCCGACAGAACGGCAGCGTGAACTCAGCCTCGAAGGCAAGGTCGTGATCATCACTGGCGCCAGCCGCGGCATGGGCAAGCAGGCGGCGCTCGACTTCGCTAAGCGAGGCGCCAAGGTGGTGCTCGCCGCACGCACGGTGGAGGTCGACGCGGCGCTGCCCGGCACGATCGGCGAGACCTTGGCGACGATCGAGGCACAGGGTGGTGAGGCGATTGCCGTCGCCACGGACCTGGCGGAGGAGGCGGACCTGCGCGCGCTGGTCGATGCAGCGGTGCAGCGCTTCGGCGGTGTTGACGTGCTGGTCAACAACGCGGCCGCCACCACGGGGGAGATCTGGGGCAAGCCGTTTCTGGAGCTCACCCGCGAGGAGTGGCTCTATCAATTCGCCGTCAACGTCCACGCGCCGTTCACGCTGACCCAGCTGGTCGTGCCGATCATGGAGGCGCGTGGCGGCGGGCGGATCATCAACCTCTCGACCGGTAGCGGCGAAGTCTTCCGCAAGCCCGAGGAGTTGCCCAAGCTGGGCGCGGTCGGCGGCTTCAGCCTGGCGGTTCCGGGCTACTACTCGAGCAAGCGCGCGCTCGATCGCTTCGGCAACGCCATGGCTCCCGAACTGCACGCGCGCAACATCGCGGTGATCGGGCTTCACCCGGGCCTGGTCGCGACCGAACTGGTCGCCATTCGCGTCAAGGAGCGCGGCCTCGACGACAGTGTCGCCGTGCCGATGACCGTGCCCGCGCGCATGATGGTCTACTTCGCGGCTTGCGAGAACCCGTGGGAGTACACCGGCCGCCTGTTCTGGGCAGAGCGCGAGCTGGAGGGGTTGGGCATCCCGCTCGACTGA
- a CDS encoding IclR family transcriptional regulator yields the protein MDESTPPRRCLELPLPDPSNPTARVMDVLKFLAAHPTETFTLAEIARHVGLSNGSAHRLLTTMAAGQFLSRNEKHRTYSLGIALVAIGQAAIAKHQGIEIARRELARLAVDLRAQCSANCVAEGDIVVLVKEGSAQSHLGLTRVGERRPLVPPVGLCHIAWGSNALIEDYLGKAEPFMAAPLRDHLRAALPLIRERGYAICANGPGAAASRQALVMASDQVRDAAYWARVHALVGELSADEIQLIDFAAAEGPGISYIAAPVFSPAATVAFQLVATGFPTDMNVREIEACARRLCATAAIVTAEMHGRVPAV from the coding sequence ATGGACGAGTCAACGCCGCCGCGGCGATGCCTGGAGCTGCCCTTGCCCGATCCGTCGAACCCCACCGCACGCGTGATGGACGTGCTGAAGTTCCTCGCCGCCCACCCGACAGAGACCTTCACGCTGGCGGAGATCGCGCGCCATGTGGGCCTGAGCAACGGATCGGCGCATCGGCTGCTGACGACGATGGCGGCGGGCCAGTTCCTCTCGCGCAACGAAAAGCACCGGACTTACTCGCTCGGCATCGCACTGGTCGCCATCGGACAAGCGGCAATCGCCAAGCACCAGGGCATCGAGATCGCGCGGCGCGAACTGGCGCGGCTGGCGGTCGATCTGCGGGCGCAGTGCAGCGCCAACTGCGTGGCGGAAGGCGACATCGTCGTGTTGGTGAAGGAGGGCAGTGCGCAGTCGCACCTGGGACTGACGCGCGTGGGCGAGCGGCGTCCGCTGGTTCCGCCGGTCGGTCTCTGCCACATCGCCTGGGGCTCAAATGCGCTGATCGAGGATTACTTGGGCAAGGCCGAACCGTTCATGGCCGCCCCCTTGCGCGATCACCTGCGCGCGGCGTTGCCGCTGATCCGTGAGCGCGGCTATGCGATCTGCGCTAACGGACCCGGCGCCGCCGCCAGCCGGCAGGCGCTCGTCATGGCGAGCGACCAGGTGCGCGACGCTGCCTATTGGGCGCGCGTGCACGCGTTGGTAGGCGAATTGTCCGCCGACGAGATCCAGCTGATCGATTTCGCCGCCGCAGAGGGCCCCGGCATCAGCTACATCGCCGCGCCGGTGTTCTCGCCCGCGGCCACGGTCGCCTTCCAGCTGGTCGCCACCGGCTTTCCGACCGACATGAACGTGCGAGAGATCGAAGCCTGCGCACGACGGCTATGCGCCACGGCGGCGATCGTGACGGCCGAGATGCACGGGCGCGTGCCGGCTGTCTAA
- a CDS encoding sensor histidine kinase translates to MPAQEDHPMSGEEAAAAHTPFQRTVIGPVLVVWGFGYLLVDIIAYLLGRSVPGLNLLASVPLFALGVSQTLALHHLRARLRRQSPLLRWPPQAVALLLATAVQAAFDLYWLRWVSLTFIPEWQVWTLNINLQRLFTVGILYLWTFCLSLTLLWAMHVRGAAHAAAARAAAAEAAAARSEAAALRLQLNPHFMFNALNSISSLVLIDRKDEAEEMIMRLCEFLRGSLGTDPMADVPVAQEIEVIRAYLGIESARFGDNLHVSVQMDPAVAQVPVPNFILQPLVENAIKHGVARSRGASRVVVDVQADGGDLVLSVFNSTTCNAGGRSGEGRQGIGLHIIRQRLAIRFAERAALAVGPSNDGYRAEIRLPLDPMQPVPQL, encoded by the coding sequence ATGCCAGCCCAAGAAGATCATCCGATGAGCGGCGAGGAGGCAGCGGCCGCGCACACGCCATTTCAACGTACCGTCATCGGGCCGGTCCTGGTCGTCTGGGGCTTCGGCTACCTGCTGGTCGATATCATCGCGTACCTGCTGGGCCGTTCGGTGCCGGGGCTGAACCTGCTCGCCTCCGTCCCGTTGTTCGCGCTCGGTGTTTCGCAGACCCTGGCATTGCACCACTTGCGCGCCCGGCTGCGCCGCCAATCGCCGCTGTTGCGCTGGCCGCCGCAAGCCGTGGCGCTGTTGCTGGCGACCGCCGTACAGGCCGCGTTCGACCTCTACTGGCTGCGCTGGGTCTCGCTTACCTTCATCCCCGAGTGGCAGGTCTGGACGCTCAACATCAACCTGCAGCGACTCTTCACCGTCGGCATCCTCTACTTGTGGACGTTCTGTCTCTCGCTGACGCTGCTCTGGGCGATGCACGTGCGCGGCGCGGCACATGCAGCCGCCGCACGCGCTGCCGCCGCCGAGGCCGCAGCCGCCCGCTCCGAAGCCGCGGCGCTGCGCCTGCAGCTCAACCCGCACTTCATGTTCAATGCGCTTAACTCGATCTCCAGCCTGGTCCTGATCGACCGCAAGGACGAGGCCGAGGAGATGATCATGCGCCTTTGCGAATTCCTGCGCGGTTCGCTGGGCACCGATCCGATGGCGGACGTCCCCGTCGCGCAGGAGATCGAGGTCATCCGCGCGTACTTAGGCATCGAAAGCGCGCGCTTTGGCGATAACCTGCACGTCTCGGTGCAGATGGACCCCGCGGTCGCGCAAGTGCCGGTGCCCAACTTCATCCTCCAGCCACTGGTGGAGAACGCCATCAAGCACGGCGTGGCACGCAGCCGCGGTGCGTCCCGCGTCGTCGTGGATGTGCAGGCGGACGGAGGCGACCTGGTGCTCAGCGTCTTCAACTCGACGACCTGCAATGCGGGCGGGCGCAGCGGCGAGGGACGCCAGGGTATCGGCCTGCACATCATTCGCCAGCGCCTGGCGATCCGTTTCGCCGAGCGTGCCGCCTTGGCAGTGGGGCCGTCCAACGATGGCTACCGCGCCGAGATCCGCCTGCCGCTCGACCCCATGCAGCCGGTGCCGCAGCTTTAG
- a CDS encoding thermonuclease family protein → MSATGSAGTASSPGGMGAVIAAIIIGAVAFILFNVVRDMAPVRVDTAAGERFRCSVLSVFDGDGPIACSEVDQDGQPVLIRLRGIEAREMDDTCHQFDLCPDASGQAAKAELSRLAAGRLECVSYGPTSFGRVGALCRNGRGVDLSCAMLKSGMAARWAQYDPEGRLLGCQPKKIIR, encoded by the coding sequence GTGTCTGCAACAGGGAGCGCCGGGACGGCGAGCAGTCCTGGCGGCATGGGCGCCGTGATCGCCGCGATCATCATCGGCGCGGTCGCCTTTATTCTGTTCAATGTCGTGCGCGACATGGCGCCGGTCCGCGTCGATACCGCGGCGGGTGAGCGCTTTCGCTGCAGCGTGCTCAGCGTCTTTGACGGCGATGGTCCGATTGCCTGCTCCGAGGTCGACCAGGACGGTCAGCCGGTGCTGATCCGCCTGCGCGGGATCGAGGCGCGCGAGATGGACGATACGTGCCATCAGTTCGATCTGTGTCCCGATGCCAGCGGCCAGGCCGCTAAGGCCGAACTGTCGCGTCTCGCGGCCGGACGGCTCGAGTGCGTGTCCTACGGGCCGACCTCCTTCGGGCGCGTCGGCGCGCTGTGCCGCAACGGCAGGGGCGTCGATCTCAGCTGCGCCATGCTGAAAAGCGGCATGGCCGCGCGATGGGCGCAGTACGATCCGGAAGGTCGCCTGCTGGGATGCCAGCCCAAGAAGATCATCCGATGA
- a CDS encoding DEAD/DEAH box helicase, translated as MTPQSVPPLLSEALAARGYSALTPVQSAVLEPEAEGRDLIVSAQTGSGKTVAFGLGMAAQLFAANETGDGTLPAPGLPLALIIAPTRELALQVSRELSWLYAAANARIAFCVGGMDPSKERRALSHGAHIVVGTPGRLRDHLERGALDLSALRVAVLDEADEMLDMGFREDLEQILDGTPDERRTLLFSATMPKPIAALAKRYQRDALRISTVGEERGHGDIAYQAVTVSPSDIEHAAINLLRLHEADTAMLFCATRDNVRHLHASLVERGFEAVALSGEHSQNERNAALQALRDRRARVCVATDVAARGIDLPTLSLVIHVELPRDAETLQHRSGRTGRAGKKGTAVLIVPYPRRRRVEGMLRDARVQAEWISAPTPEDIRTKDRERTLEALLAPVEFDEEDRELGARLLAERSPEDIAAALVRAHRASLPSPEELIEGTPEARKAAQVDKHRPGFEDVVWFRMDIGRRQNADPRWVLPLICRRGHVTKGEIGAIRIAATETWFQIPRATAGKFAAAVARTAGADGSDESGVRIEQAEGGPADTPRQSAKHNARQYRSGPARDGGPRSGGPGKPHRKGPPRAR; from the coding sequence ATGACACCACAATCCGTTCCCCCGCTTCTTTCCGAAGCGCTCGCCGCGCGCGGTTATTCCGCGCTGACTCCCGTCCAGAGCGCCGTGCTCGAACCGGAGGCGGAAGGGCGCGACCTTATTGTCTCGGCCCAGACCGGTTCGGGCAAGACCGTGGCCTTCGGGCTCGGCATGGCGGCGCAGCTGTTCGCTGCCAATGAGACTGGGGATGGCACGCTGCCGGCGCCCGGATTGCCGCTGGCGCTGATCATCGCGCCCACGCGCGAGCTGGCGCTGCAGGTCAGCCGCGAGCTCAGCTGGCTCTATGCCGCCGCCAACGCGCGCATCGCCTTCTGCGTCGGCGGCATGGATCCGAGCAAGGAACGCCGCGCACTATCGCATGGCGCGCACATCGTCGTCGGCACGCCGGGACGCCTGCGCGATCACCTGGAGCGCGGCGCGCTCGACCTCTCGGCCCTGCGCGTCGCAGTCCTCGACGAGGCGGACGAGATGCTCGACATGGGCTTCCGCGAGGACCTGGAACAGATCCTCGACGGCACGCCGGACGAGCGGCGCACGCTGCTGTTCTCGGCGACGATGCCCAAGCCGATCGCGGCGCTCGCCAAGCGCTATCAGCGCGATGCGCTGCGCATCTCCACCGTGGGCGAAGAGCGCGGGCACGGCGACATCGCCTACCAGGCCGTCACCGTCTCGCCGTCCGACATCGAGCATGCCGCGATCAACCTGCTGCGCCTGCACGAGGCGGACACGGCGATGCTGTTCTGCGCCACGCGCGACAACGTGCGCCACCTGCACGCCAGCCTGGTCGAGCGCGGGTTCGAAGCCGTCGCACTGTCGGGCGAGCACAGCCAGAACGAACGCAACGCCGCGCTCCAGGCGCTGCGCGATCGTCGCGCGCGCGTCTGCGTCGCCACCGACGTTGCCGCGCGCGGCATCGACTTGCCGACGCTCAGCCTGGTGATCCATGTCGAGTTGCCACGCGACGCCGAGACGCTACAGCACCGCTCCGGCCGTACCGGGCGCGCGGGCAAGAAGGGCACCGCGGTGCTGATCGTGCCTTACCCGCGCCGCCGCCGTGTCGAGGGCATGCTGCGCGACGCACGTGTGCAGGCTGAGTGGATTTCTGCGCCGACGCCGGAGGATATCCGCACCAAGGACCGCGAGCGCACGCTGGAAGCCCTGCTGGCGCCTGTCGAGTTCGACGAGGAGGACCGCGAACTCGGCGCCCGTCTGCTGGCGGAGCGTAGCCCCGAGGACATCGCCGCCGCTCTGGTGCGCGCACACCGTGCCTCGCTGCCCAGCCCCGAGGAGCTGATCGAGGGTACGCCCGAAGCACGCAAGGCGGCGCAAGTCGACAAGCACCGCCCCGGCTTCGAGGATGTGGTCTGGTTCCGCATGGACATCGGACGCCGTCAGAACGCCGATCCGCGGTGGGTGCTGCCGCTGATCTGCCGCCGCGGCCACGTCACTAAGGGTGAGATCGGCGCGATCCGCATCGCCGCGACCGAGACCTGGTTCCAGATCCCGCGCGCCACGGCAGGCAAGTTCGCCGCCGCCGTCGCCCGCACGGCCGGAGCCGATGGCTCCGACGAGAGCGGCGTGCGGATCGAGCAGGCTGAAGGCGGTCCGGCCGATACCCCGCGCCAGAGCGCCAAGCACAATGCCCGGCAGTATCGCAGCGGTCCCGCGCGCGATGGTGGACCTCGCAGCGGCGGACCGGGCAAGCCGCACCGCAAGGGACCGCCCCGCGCGCGCTGA
- a CDS encoding ZIP family metal transporter, whose amino-acid sequence MSLALQAGFWGLVGGSALLLGAGVAYWVRLPQRLIAAVMAIGSGVLISAVAFDLMDEAYRRGGFDSTALGFVGGALAYTLANVVVSRAGARHRKRSGSNPDQSQPSADSGSGLAIAIGALLDGIPESVVIGVSLLQGGGVSLVTVAAVFLSNVPEGLSSAAGMKQAGRGPAYIFGVWGGIAVLSGLAALIGNVALAGASPDVIAATTAIAAGAILAMLVDTMIPEATEETHEFSGLITVAGFLLAFILSKLGG is encoded by the coding sequence ATGTCTCTGGCGTTGCAGGCAGGTTTCTGGGGGTTGGTCGGTGGCTCGGCGCTTTTGCTGGGCGCAGGCGTCGCGTACTGGGTGCGCTTGCCGCAACGGCTGATCGCTGCCGTCATGGCGATCGGCTCGGGCGTGCTGATCTCTGCCGTCGCGTTCGACCTCATGGACGAGGCGTACCGGCGCGGCGGGTTCGATTCGACTGCACTGGGCTTCGTCGGCGGCGCTCTCGCCTATACCCTCGCCAACGTCGTGGTGTCGCGCGCGGGCGCCCGCCATCGCAAACGCTCGGGCTCCAACCCGGACCAGAGCCAGCCGTCGGCCGACAGCGGTTCCGGTCTCGCCATCGCCATCGGCGCCTTGCTGGACGGCATCCCGGAGTCGGTGGTGATCGGCGTCAGCCTGCTGCAAGGCGGCGGGGTCAGCCTGGTGACGGTCGCCGCGGTGTTCCTCTCCAACGTGCCCGAAGGCCTGTCGAGCGCGGCGGGCATGAAGCAGGCGGGCCGAGGGCCGGCCTACATCTTCGGCGTCTGGGGCGGCATTGCCGTGCTATCGGGCCTTGCCGCGCTGATCGGCAACGTCGCGCTGGCCGGCGCGAGCCCGGACGTGATCGCCGCTACCACTGCAATCGCCGCGGGTGCGATCCTGGCAATGCTGGTCGACACCATGATCCCGGAAGCGACTGAAGAGACGCACGAGTTCTCGGGCCTGATCACCGTGGCGGGCTTCCTGCTGGCCTTTATCCTGTCCAAACTGGGCGGCTGA